The genomic DNA AATGGATAATTTTCGTTAACGCTCATTTAAAAATTATGCTTTCAACTAAAGCAATATACTCCCACTAATCTATTAATCACAATAAATAAAAAAAATGATTAATTTTATTAGAATATCATTTATTATAAAAAAGGGTTTTATATTCATTAATTTTATTTTTGCGGTTTTTATAGCGCAATCTCAATCACCTTTCCTTAAATTGGGCACATGGTATAGGAGAATCTAATACAGATTTAGGAATGTCAATTGTTACCGACCCATCCGGTAACGTTTATACAACAGGGCGATTTCAAGACACCGTTGATTTTGACCCCCGGTATTAATACATTCAGCATTGTTTCTGCAGGTTATGATGATGCATATGTTCTTAATTAAGTGCTTCGGGAAATTTTATTTGGGCTATAAAATTTGGCGGGGCAAGTTTTGATGCAGGCTGCAGGATTGCTTTTAGATGGGATTGGAAATATTTAGGTTAGTGGCATTTTCAGGGGCACATGTGACTTCGATCCAGGACAGGGAGTAACAAATCTGATTTCTAATGGTGTTTCAGAAAGTGATGTTTTTATAGTTAAACTAGATGCTTCAGGAAATTTTATTTGGGATAACAATGTAGGTTCTTCTGGTTCTGATTATGCTTATGGTTTATTCATTAATCAAATAGGCGATGTTTTGTTTAGGAAATTTTTTTAATACGATTGATCTTGATCCTGGTCCAGCAATATTCACAGCAACATCTAACGGCTCTGAAGATGTATTTCTATTAAAAATTAAATTCCATTGGTGATTTTCTTTGGGCAGCAACATTTGGAAGTACAGGAAAAAGATGGTGGAAGCACAGTTGCATGTGATCAATTTGGTAATGTGTACCTATCCGGTTATTTCCAATTTACTATTGATTTTGATCCGGGACCAGGAACATCAACTCTAAGCTCGGTTAGTGGCTGGCAAGATATTTTCCTAATTAAATTGGATAACGCAGGAATTTTATTTGGGCTAAAAAGTTATGGAGGCTCTGGAATTGATAACTGTTTAAGTATGCGTATAGATCAATTAAATAATATCTATTGTACTGGTTATTTTCATGATATAGTTGATTTTGATCCAGGCCCAGGAATAATGAATTTACCCTCAGCGGGACTTCAAGATAATTATATTCTAAAATTAGACCCATCTGGTGATTTTGTATGGGTGAAAACTTATGGTAGCATAGGAGATGATTTTGGAACTTCTCTTTCGTTTGATTCTTCAAATAATGTTTATGCAACAGGCCAATTTTATGGGACAGTAGATTTTAATCCAAATATTGGAAATTACCCTTTAACGGCTCTTTCATCAGATGGTTTTATAACTAAGTTAGATCCTTTAGGTGATTTTTGTGGGCATTAAAATTGGGTGGGAAAATAGACGATAGAGGCTCTTCAATAGCCATAGATGTTACAAATAATGTTTTAGTTACTGGATACTTTCAAGATACTTGTGATTTTGATTCAGGAATTGGAACTTACAATTTAATTTCAAATTTACAATCTAGTTTTATTTATAAATTGAGTCAATGTACTGGCACACCTCCGTTAGTGAATGCATCAAGTAACATGACCTTGATTTGTACAGGTGAATCTTCCACCCTAAGCGCAACTGGTGCTAATAGCTATTGGTGGAATAATGGAATTACTTCATCAATCAATATTGTTTCACCAACTCTAACAACAAATTACATAGTTACAGGATTAGATTTGAATGGATGCTCTGATACAGCAATAGTAACTCAAATAGTTGATGAATGTATAGGCATTAATGAATTAGAAAAACGCTGACTGGAGTTAATTTATTTCCGAACCCCACCCTAGATTTAGTAAATATCCAAATAGAATTAGAATCTGAAGATAAACTTACAATTGAGGTTTTAAATACTTTTGGGAGTGTTTTATTTACAAAATATTTTGATTCCATACCAAATGATGGAACTGTAAAGATTAATTTAAGTGAAATGAAACCGGAATTTTTTTAATGAAAATAAAAATTCGTAATAAAAATAAAATCTATAAAATAGTTAAAGCGTAGATTTTTTCCAACGAACATAATCCTGTTTATTCCTCCAAAACCATTTTTTATTCATAATCCAATTATAATTGGGGTTAATATTTATATTTTGTAATGGTATAAATTTAGAATCTGGATAATATTTTGGATTTAATTTAACAACAGAATCACATTGTTTATTGTAATGACCTTTTATAAGTCCTTTAAATTGCATCGGCCTCAAAGTATTCTTATCAATAATTCTATACCATTGCTCATAAGCTAAAACACTGGCCGACATTAATGAATTTCTAATAAGTACTTTTATTTTTACTGTATCGCCTTTTATTTCATAAGGCCCCAATAAGAATAAACAACATCACTAAAGTAACCGGGTTTATTTAATCTAATTCCTTCCTCGACACTACGATGAAATTCTTTTGGGTTTATTTCCCACCTTAAAGGATTTAAATGTCCTAAAAACACAATCCATTTTCAAAAAACATGATATCACAATAACCTGTATTTTCTCTAAGTGAACTATCTTTACTATCAAAATAATACGTTTTAAAACAAAGTCCTTGTGTTATTGGCATATTTTCATCAATCATTAATTCCCTGTAAAAGCCTTTGGCAAGTTGAATCTTTTCTTGAGCCAAAGTGTCTATATGAGGTTCATACTTAAATTCTTTTTTTAAATAGGATGGTACTCTTGTGTATCTACAAGAAAATAGTAAAAAGACTAATCCTATAATAATTAATTTATTTGGCGTATAGCGTATACTCACCTCAAAATCATTAAACGATTGGCATCTAACTTAATGAAAATAAAAAGCAAAATAGTAAAGGACCAGAGCGAAGATCCTCCGTAACTGAAAAAGGGCAAAGGAATTCCAATCACCGGCATTAAACCAATGGTCATGCCAATATTTACGGCCAGATGGAAAAACAAAACAGATGCAACTCCGTATCCATAAATTCTACTAAAATCAGAACGTTGCCTTTCGGCCAATAAGATAATTCGGAGGATAAGAAAAAGTTCAAGAAAAATAACAATAGTGCTTCCAATAAATCCCCACTCCTCGCCTACTGTACAAAAAATAAAATCAGTGTCCTGTTCCGGCACAAAATCATATTTGGTTTGTGTACCTTGTAAATATCCCTTACCCATCATTCCTCCACTACCAATAGCAATTTTGGCTTGGTTTACATTATAGCCTTCTTTTTTTAAATTTACATTTCCCCTTCCCAACAATACATCAATTCTGTTTCGCTGATGCGTTTCGAGGTGATCATACACATAATCTGTACCCTTTACCACAGCCGCACAACTTATCAAAACTAAAAAAACGGTGAATAAGTTTATCTTACTTCGCTCAATAAATAAAAGTGAAAGTGCGGCTATAATACTTAAAGTAATGATGATGGTAGCCACATTACCAACAACTAGTGTTACTACAAACAATATTGCAGCCAATATACCAAACACTAAAAAAGTTAACGCTTAATCCTTCTCTATACAAAACAATTACAAAGGCTACAAATACAATGGCTAATCCGGTTTCATCTTGTAATTTTTTAATTAATAAAAGTGGTAATCCGATAATTAATAATGCAATAAAGGTGTTTTTATAATTTTTAATTAAATCCTTAATTCTTAATCGGAATTTTTGATTAATAATAATTGTACTGTTACTTAAAAATTTAGCGAGCGCTAGATTAGTAGCAAATTTCATAAATTCGGCCGGTTGAATTCCAAAATCTCCAAATCTAAACCAAGATCTACTTCCTTAACTTCACGACCCAGCCATATCACCAAAATATTGGCAATAATAAAAAAAGCATAAAACCCATAGGAGAATACCGTATAAAAATTAGCATCAATCAATAATATACCAAATGCGATAATTGTTGCGCCAACAATCCACCATAATTGTTTGCCGTATTTTTGAGAAACATCAAAAATACTTTGGTGATCATCGTTATAAACAGCGGCGTAAATATTAAACCAACCCAGCAACACTAAAACAAAATAAATGAATATGGTTAGTCTATCTACACCATAAAAAACACTATTTTGATTTCCTCTCATTAATGATTTTCAACTGTTAAGGTTGTTGTATGAATTAAGTCGGCATCCATAATTCTTTTTTCCAGTTCCTGTCGATCTGTTTTTCCCTTCAAATATTTTTCAATCATTAAAGTAACTACCGGTGCGCTCCAGGTATTTCCGAAGCCTGCATTTTCAATAATACAAGCAATGGCAATTTTTGGTTTTTCTCTTGGCGCAAAGGCTAAAAAAACGGCGTGATCTTTTCCATGCGGATTTTGTGCAGTTCCGGTTTTACCACAAACTACAATATCCTTAATTCGATTGGTAAACGCAGTACCACCGGGCTCCATTGCGCCTTGCATGCCATCAATTACGTTTTGATAGGCTTCCTGATTTTGAACAGCTACATAATGTTTTTCTTTAAATTTCTTATCTAATTTTTTTTCTTCGCCCACTCCTTTTATGCAATGTGGTGTGTAATAAAATCCGCGATTGGCGATTATAGCCACCACATTGGCCATTTGCAATGGAACTAATAATAATTCTGCTTGTCCGATACCCAGCGAAACAATGGTATTACTACGCCAGCCATTTTTTCCGAAAATTTTATTGTAATACTCAACCGATGGAACGTTACCGGGTTTATCATAGGGCAAATCTGTGCCTAATCTGTTTCCCGGTCCAAAAGTTTTAACGGTTTCTCGCCAATGATTATATCCATCAATAAATTTGGGATACTTTTTTTGATCAACAATTTCACGAAACACATAACTGTAATAAGAATTACAGGAAGCTGCGATAGAACCCACTAAACTTTTACCGCCACCGTGTGCATGGCATTTTGGTTTTCCTCCCATGGGTGGATAACCCATATTGCAAGGAAAAACAGTATTTCGGTTTATCAAGCCATCGTTTTGTGCAATAAGGGCACCAATCAATTTAAAAATAGAACCGGGAGGATACATGCCTTGTAACGCGCGATTAAATAAGGGCATATCCAAAGAGTCGTAATACAATTTGGTAAAATTTTTGGAACGTTCTTTTCCGCCTACCAATAAATTAGGATCGTAGGATGGTGCAGAAACCAAAGCCAAAATTTCTCCGGTGGAAGGTTCAATGGCTACAACTGCGCCTTTTTTTCCTTTCAATAATTTTTCTCCATATTCCTGTAAATCCATGTCGATGGTACAAAACAACTCCTTACCCGGAACAGCTAAGGTGTCATACAATCCGTTTTTATAACTTCCAATTATTTTATTATGCACGTTGGTTACGGCTTTTTGAACTCCTTTTATTCCTCTTAATTCTGCTTCGTAGCTACGTTCAATTCCCGTAATACCAATATAATCACCTTCATCATAATAAGGATCGTCCTTTGCCTTCTTTTTGCTTACCTCACCCACATAACCAAGCAAATGGGCAGCAATGGGACGTGGATAATTTCTAACGGTTCGCTTTTGTACGTAAAATCCTTTAAACCGATACAATTTTTCTTGTAGCGTTGCATTCATGTCGGCCGACATTTGTTTTTCAAAAATACTTTGCTTTCGAGGAGAATTAGGTGCCTGACACGCTCTTTTATAACGTTTGAGATATTCTTTTTTTGTGATTTGTAATATTTCACAGAGGGCCATGGTATCGCAACCTTTGGTTTCTTTTGGAATTATCATTAAATCATAAGAAGGTTCATTTTGAACCAGAATTTTTCCGTTCCGATCAAAAATAAAGCCACGCGTTGCGTATTCGGTAAGTCTACGCAAAGAATTATTTTCAGCAGCTACTTTGTATTGATCATCTATTATTTGAATGTAAAATAAACGACATAAATATATAATAGCAATTAGGCAAAAAAAACCGCCAATAAAAAATTTTCTATTTGATAATTGTAAATTTCCTGACATTATCGTTTTTTGCCACTATTAAATAAAAATTGCAGCAAATAAATTAATATAAAAGTTCCGAGGCTACTTAAGATTGTTCTTAATAATGTTTCAAAGAATTGATTTATTCTGAAAATTTCCAAATAAAAAAACGCTGCATGATGAAGTAATATCAGTGTACCCGCATATCTAAAATACCAGGCCAAACCCATATCTTCCACTGTAGGTTGTACGCCTTTATCGTATCCATCTCGTGGTGAAATAAATTTTAAAACATAATATCTGCTAAAACCCATAAGTGTGCATGCTGAGGCATGTAAACCCGACGAATCATAAAACATATCTAAACTCACACCTACCAAAAATGAAATAAGCATAAGTACCACCCTTCCTGTTTCAAATGGGAGAATTAAAATAATTAATGCATAAGGGAAAAGAATAATGTAAGAACCCAAATTAATATTTTGTACAATTAAAACTTGTAACAATAACAATGCGATAAATCGCAGAATATTTCTAAAAATTTCAGTCGTCAATTTGTTTTTGCGAATTTCTTTCTAGTGAATCGCGTTCACCTTTATATTTATTTTGGATAATGTATACATGATTTACTTTTTTTAAATCGGCCCCTAATTTTATTTTTACTGTAAAAAAAGATTCATTTTGTTTTTGTTCCCATTTTTCTACGGTACCTACGTATAAACCTTCAGGGAAAATTCCTGATAGTTCGCTCGTAACAATCGTATCACCTCTTTTTAATTTCGCGTGAGTAGGAATATCAGTTAAATAACAATGTTGATAGTCTGTGCCATCCCAAATTAAAATTCCGTAACTGCCATCATTTTTCAACTGACAATTTATTTTAGAATCTTTATGCAACAAACTCATGGCGCTACTGAAATTTTCCGATACATCTGTTATGTACCCAACAATTCCTTGCACACTCATTACAGCCATATCTCTACCTGCTCCTTGTGATTTACCAATATTTATCGTTAAATAGTTTCTTCGTTTGTTGATACTTGAATTCACCACTTTAGCATTGATATAAGAATAGTGTTGCATGTAAAGCGTGTCGTTCTTTTCAAACACCGTAAGTGGAATTATATTGTAATTACTTTTTAATCTATTCCTTAGTCTTGTATTTTCTTCCGCGAGTCTTTCATTTTCACCTCGTAAATCAAAATATTCTTTGGTATTAGCTGCAGCTTGATAAATTCCGGCGGCTACTTCATTCGATGAATTTAAAATTTGAGATCCCTGAAATTTCCGATTTTTTTGCATCAGCCAAACACAAATGCCTTGCATTAAAAAAAATGCAAAAATAAAATGATGCTTAACAATAAAGGCAACTAAATTTTTCACAGCAAATGACGAATACTAAAATGAATCCGTTTAATTAAAATGTTCGTATTAAATTACAAGGAAGCCGTGCGTGTTACTTAATAAGGAATGGAAATTTATGAACATTTTTAAGTGCAATTCCTGTTCCTCTGGCCACAGCTCTTAATGGATCTTCACACACATGAACAGGTAATTTTGTTTTCAATGAAATTCGCTTGTCCAAACCACGAAGCAAAGAGCCACCGCCCGCCATGTAAATTCCTTTTCTGTAAATATCTGCTGCTAATTCAGGGGGGGTCATTTCCAGCGCATTTAAAATAGCTTCTTCAATTTTAGAAATTGACTTGTCCAAACAATGTGCAATTTCCACATAGCTGATATAAACTTCTTTAGGAATACCGCTCATTAAATCTCTTCCCTGCACAGCATAATCTGCCGGTGGATTTTCGATTTCAGTAAGTGCGGCACCAACTTCTATTTTCACACGTTCTGCGCTTCGTTCACCAATCAAAATATTATGTTGCCTACGCATGTATTCTTCAATGTTGGCATTAAAATCATCGCCGGCAATACGAATAGATTTATCACACACAATTCCACCTAAAGCAATTACGGCAATTTCAGATGTACCACCTCCAATATCAATAATCATATTCCCCATGGGTTCTTCCACATCAATACCCATACCAATTGCTGCGGCCATGGGCTCATGAATCATATAAACTTCTTTTGCACCTGCATGTTCAGCACTATCTCTAACCGCTCTTTTTTCTACTTCTGTAATTCCGCTTGGAATACAAATTACCATACGTAAAGAAGGTTTAAAAAAACGATTACCCGTGTTAATCATTTTAATCATTCCCTTAATCATTTCTTCTGCCGCTTGAAAATCTGCAATCACCCCGTCTTTGAGTGGACGAATGGTTTTAATGTTTTCATGGGTTTTACCATGCATCATTTGTGCATTTCTACCCACAGCAATTACTTTACCGGTTGTTCGGTCAACTGCCACAATGCTGGGTTCATCCACAACAACCTTATCATTGCTAATAATAATTGTATTAGCGGTTCCTAAATCAATTGCTATGTCTTGGGTTAAAAAATCAAATAGCGCCATAATTACTGCAGCAGAATTTCAGAGCAAAGATAAGGAGTTTGATCTCTAATATTTAAATTGAATCATCAAACAATTCAAAAGTAGTTAACAGTACATTGTGCCTAATGGAAGAATAAGAAAATATTAGAGTTACCTCAATTGATTTAGTAACCGAGTATTTTTAGCATGCTCTTGTAGCTTTGTTCCTTGGCAAATAAGCGAGTTACTAATTTACCTTCTTCATCTCTGTCAATTAAAACATGCTTGGGTGCAGGTATTAAACAATGTTGTGTGCCACCATATCCGCTTAATGCTTCCTGATAGGCACCGGTATGAAAAAAGCCAATGTAAAGTGGTGTTTTTTCATTCTTGTCCAGTTTAGGAAGAAACACCTGATTGGTGTGCGCTTCCGTATTGTAATAGTCCATACTATCGCAAGTTAATCCTCCCAAATTAACCGGAATGTAGGGCTTGTTCCATTGATTAATGGCCAACAAAATAAAACGCTGATTAATTCCCCAGGTATCCGGAAGTGTGGTTATAAATGAACTATCAATCATATACCAGGTTTCTCTGTCGTTTTGTTGTTTCTGATCAATGATAGAATATAAGGTTGCTCCACTTTCACCTACTGTAAAAGATCCAAATTCAGTAAATATATGCGGTTCAGGAATTTCATTTTGTTCGCAAAATGCTTTAATCTGCTCTACAATTTCCTCTATCATGTACTCATAATCGTAATCAAAACTTAAGGATGTGCGAATTGGCATTCCACCTCCAATGTTTAAGGAATCTAACTCCGGACAAACGGCCCTTAATTCTTTATATAAATTCAAACACTTGTTTAATTCTGTCCAGTAATAAATAGTGTCCTTAATTCCTGTATTAATGAAAAAATGAAGCAGCTTTAAACTAAATTTTGGATTGGGCTCAATTTTTTCTTTATACAATTTCATGATTTCAGAATTTCGAATTCCTAAACGCGAAGTGTAAAAAGCAAAGGATGGCTCTTCCTCTGTACTTATTCTAATTCCTAAATTTATTTTTTCGGCTTTTGCGTGCTTCTTGTAATAATCAATTTCTTCCAGGTGATCCAATACCGGAATCACATTAAAACCATCATTGATAAATTCAGTAATATATTGTTTGTACAAATTGCGTTTATACCCGTTACAAATAATATATGTATCTTTGTTTAAGGTCTTTTTTTGAAATTGTTCCTTGAGAATCTGTAAATCAAATGCTGAAGAAGTTTCAATGTGCACTTCATTTTTTAAAACTTCATCCAGCACAAAACTAAAGTGTGAGCTTTTAGTGCAATAACAATATACATACTTGCCTTTGTAATCAACTTTAGCCATGGCCACATTAAATAGCCTTTTTGCTTTTTGAATTTGAGCTCCGATTTTAGGCAAATAACTGATTCTGAGAGGAGTACCATACTGTTTAATGACCTCCATTAGGGGAATGTCGTTAAAATACAGTTCATCATCCACAACATGAAAATCTTCCTGAGGAAAGTTAAATGTTTGTGTAATAAGATTAGAATAAAGGTTATTCATAAGATTCAACTTAGTTACTTACACCCTCTATTGAGCAATGTAAGTGATTTACTTTAATACAAAAATAGACCAAATATTAAAATAATACGGAAAAAATGATAAAACCGATTAAAATTATTGAAGTAAAAAGTGAAATTGGAGCCGGAACCAGGGGCTCAAGTATGGGGGTTGATGCTATTAAAATAGCCGCCTTAGATTTCGGTAGTCCATTCTTTAAACGCTATAAATCAGTAGAAATACCTACTGAAAACAACTTATTATTGGAACCCGTTGTACATGATTATGCTAAGAGAATTAAAGGTATTTATAATCTTAACGATCGTATTAGCAAGGAATTACAAAAAACCATTAAGGGTGGACAAATACCCATAGTTTTAGCCGGCGATCATAGTTCGGCCTTAGGGACCATAAGTGGGATTCGATTAGCTCACCCCGAAAAGAAACTTGGAGTGATTTGGATTGACGCCCATGCCGACCTTCATAGTCCTTACACCACCCCAAGTGGTAATATGCACGGTATGCCACTTGCCTGTGTTTTAGGGGAAGATAACAAAGACAGACAACAAAACAGACCGGATGATGAAACAGTTGAATACTGGGAAAAATTAAAAAATTTAGGTGGCATTTGTCCAAAAGTTCATTATAGCGATTTGGTTTTCATTACTTTAAGAGATTTTGAACCCCAGGAAGAATACCTCATCAAGAAAAATAAAGTGAGGATATTTACTTTACAAGAAATTCGTAAAAAAGCAGTGGAACGTGTAGCCATTGAATCCTTAAATTATCTCGACCATTGTGATTTAATCTATGTGAGCTTTGATGTAGATAGTATGGACTCCAGAATTTCGAGTGGAACCGGAACACCGGTGCCCAATGGAATTACTGAAAAAGAAGCCGGAAATTTGATTTATTACATTATGCGTAGTAAAAAAATTATTTGCTTTGAAATGGTTGAAATTAATCCAACACTTGATCGGGAAAATTTAATGGCTGAGAATGCCTTTGAAATTTTGCAAAAGGCTACCAATCAACTAAGTCATGATTTTTAATAATTGAATTTAATAAAACTTGAAACCTTTTTTTGGATGATGAGGTATTAATGCTGTGTTTGTTTCCGTTTAATGAAGGCCTGTGCCGAAATCGGATTAACCTTTATGCTCTTCTGATACAAGAGGGTAATGGGGATAAAAAACAACACAAATTTTTATTGGCTCCCGCCGGGGAGCCATTATTTTTTATGGAATTGTATATAAAATATCATCTTCATTTATAAACATGAAAGCAACAACGTATATATTTCTTCTTTTGCAATTCGGTTTATTTGCGCAAACTCGTACTCAAAACAATAAAACCTATACTATAAAAGGTAAAGTTGTTTATACTAACAGTTATTGCGGTGGTGTAATGCCAAATAAAGAAGTTTTAGATGAGTGTAACAGAGCAAAACCTTACGTAGGAAAAAAACTTTTTGTAAAAAAAGGAGAGAGCAATAACTTAAAGTCTAAAATACTATTTTCATTTACTGTCGACTCAACCGGGGGTTTTTCTTTTCATTTACCAAAAGGAAATTACATGATAGTATGCGAAGAGCAAACTAAAAAGATTTCAATCAAAAATTCAAAAAACTCACATTTAAATATCGATTCTTCGTGTTATGCCCAATGGTGGACTATCCCATTATTACAAATTCATGTTGATGCACAACCGGTGTATGATTTGCAAATTACGTTTCATAAAAAATGTTTTGTGAATTCAGATTCTCCTTGCATCCATTATTCGGGACCCATGCCTCCGTGATTGCTTTTAACGCATTTTGAGCAATAAACTTACAATTATTATAAAAATCGATTTAAATTTGTTTTGATATTTATTTTATTCAATATAAAAGGAATAAAATTTATCTTTAAAAAAAATTATCATGAAAATTAAAATCACGGGTCTTGCTTTTTTATTCTGTATTCAACTCCTTGCACAATTACCTGCGTATATTCCAACATCAAGCTTAGTGGCTTGGTATCCGTTTGATGGAAACACGTTAGATATGAGTGGCAACGGAAATCACTGCGCAGCATTCAACGGACCAACATTAAAGCCGGATAGATTTAATAATGCTGCATCCTCGTTTTCTTTGGATGGAGTAAATGATTATATAAATTCAACTTTGAATTTCTTTAATTCTAGTGAACCGCATACCATTTCAATGTGGTGGAAAACGGGAGATTATA from Sphingobacteriaceae bacterium includes the following:
- a CDS encoding rod shape-determining protein, with product MALFDFLTQDIAIDLGTANTIIISNDKVVVDEPSIVAVDRTTGKVIAVGRNAQMMHGKTHENIKTIRPLKDGVIADFQAAEEMIKGMIKMINTGNRFFKPSLRMVICIPSGITEVEKRAVRDSAEHAGAKEVYMIHEPMAAAIGMGIDVEEPMGNMIIDIGGGTSEIAVIALGGIVCDKSIRIAGDDFNANIEEYMRRQHNILIGERSAERVKIEVGAALTEIENPPADYAVQGRDLMSGIPKEVYISYVEIAHCLDKSISKIEEAILNALEMTPPELAADIYRKGIYMAGGGSLLRGLDKRISLKTKLPVHVCEDPLRAVARGTGIALKNVHKFPFLIK
- the mrdA gene encoding penicillin-binding protein 2; translated protein: MSGNLQLSNRKFFIGGFFCLIAIIYLCRLFYIQIIDDQYKVAAENNSLRRLTEYATRGFIFDRNGKILVQNEPSYDLMIIPKETKGCDTMALCEILQITKKEYLKRYKRACQAPNSPRKQSIFEKQMSADMNATLQEKLYRFKGFYVQKRTVRNYPRPIAAHLLGYVGEVSKKKAKDDPYYDEGDYIGITGIERSYEAELRGIKGVQKAVTNVHNKIIGSYKNGLYDTLAVPGKELFCTIDMDLQEYGEKLLKGKKGAVVAIEPSTGEILALVSAPSYDPNLLVGGKERSKNFTKLYYDSLDMPLFNRALQGMYPPGSIFKLIGALIAQNDGLINRNTVFPCNMGYPPMGGKPKCHAHGGGKSLVGSIAASCNSYYSYVFREIVDQKKYPKFIDGYNHWRETVKTFGPGNRLGTDLPYDKPGNVPSVEYYNKIFGKNGWRSNTIVSLGIGQAELLLVPLQMANVVAIIANRGFYYTPHCIKGVGEEKKLDKKFKEKHYVAVQNQEAYQNVIDGMQGAMEPGGTAFTNRIKDIVVCGKTGTAQNPHGKDHAVFLAFAPREKPKIAIACIIENAGFGNTWSAPVVTLMIEKYLKGKTDRQELEKRIMDADLIHTTTLTVENH
- the mreC gene encoding rod shape-determining protein MreC; its protein translation is MKNLVAFIVKHHFIFAFFLMQGICVWLMQKNRKFQGSQILNSSNEVAAGIYQAAANTKEYFDLRGENERLAEENTRLRNRLKSNYNIIPLTVFEKNDTLYMQHYSYINAKVVNSSINKRRNYLTINIGKSQGAGRDMAVMSVQGIVGYITDVSENFSSAMSLLHKDSKINCQLKNDGSYGILIWDGTDYQHCYLTDIPTHAKLKRGDTIVTSELSGIFPEGLYVGTVEKWEQKQNESFFTVKIKLGADLKKVNHVYIIQNKYKGERDSLERNSQKQIDD
- a CDS encoding arginase; this encodes MIKPIKIIEVKSEIGAGTRGSSMGVDAIKIAALDFGSPFFKRYKSVEIPTENNLLLEPVVHDYAKRIKGIYNLNDRISKELQKTIKGGQIPIVLAGDHSSALGTISGIRLAHPEKKLGVIWIDAHADLHSPYTTPSGNMHGMPLACVLGEDNKDRQQNRPDDETVEYWEKLKNLGGICPKVHYSDLVFITLRDFEPQEEYLIKKNKVRIFTLQEIRKKAVERVAIESLNYLDHCDLIYVSFDVDSMDSRISSGTGTPVPNGITEKEAGNLIYYIMRSKKIICFEMVEINPTLDRENLMAENAFEILQKATNQLSHDF
- a CDS encoding rod shape-determining protein MreD, coding for MTTEIFRNILRFIALLLLQVLIVQNINLGSYIILFPYALIILILPFETGRVVLMLISFLVGVSLDMFYDSSGLHASACTLMGFSRYYVLKFISPRDGYDKGVQPTVEDMGLAWYFRYAGTLILLHHAAFFYLEIFRINQFFETLLRTILSSLGTFILIYLLQFLFNSGKKR
- a CDS encoding arginine decarboxylase, yielding MNNLYSNLITQTFNFPQEDFHVVDDELYFNDIPLMEVIKQYGTPLRISYLPKIGAQIQKAKRLFNVAMAKVDYKGKYVYCYCTKSSHFSFVLDEVLKNEVHIETSSAFDLQILKEQFQKKTLNKDTYIICNGYKRNLYKQYITEFINDGFNVIPVLDHLEEIDYYKKHAKAEKINLGIRISTEEEPSFAFYTSRLGIRNSEIMKLYKEKIEPNPKFSLKLLHFFINTGIKDTIYYWTELNKCLNLYKELRAVCPELDSLNIGGGMPIRTSLSFDYDYEYMIEEIVEQIKAFCEQNEIPEPHIFTEFGSFTVGESGATLYSIIDQKQQNDRETWYMIDSSFITTLPDTWGINQRFILLAINQWNKPYIPVNLGGLTCDSMDYYNTEAHTNQVFLPKLDKNEKTPLYIGFFHTGAYQEALSGYGGTQHCLIPAPKHVLIDRDEEGKLVTRLFAKEQSYKSMLKILGY